Part of the Candidatus Eisenbacteria bacterium genome, GCGGCGCCGGCCTTGCCGAAACAGCCGCAGCTGAAGTCCAGTCCGCGCGCCCAGGCGGCGCCGACCGCGAACGTGAACAGGACCATGAGCGCGAACACCACGACCGCGCCGGCGCGCCGCCGCGGACCCACCACCAGCGCGAGGCCGGCGACCAGCTCGATCCACGGCATCGTCATGGCGATCAGGTGCTCGGACCAGAGCGGCGCGAGCCGGTAGTTGTGCACCTGCTGCGCGAAGTAGGCCGTGTCGCCGATCTTGGCGAGCGCGGCGGCGAGGAACACGAGCCCGATCGCGACCTGCGCGAGGCGCACGGCCCACGGGGAGGCGAGCCTTTCGAGCAGCGCCTTCATCGCACGCGCCTCACGGCTGGGTCCCCTTGTGCACCGGCAGCCCCGCCTGTTCCCACGCGGGCAGGCCGTCGAGGAAGACGAGCACGCGCTTCTTGCCGGCATCAATCAACGAGAAGGCCAGGTTGCGCGACAGGTCGCAGTCACCGCCGCCGCAGTAGGCGACGATCGGCAGCCCGCGGTCGTCGAGCTGCTTCGCGAGCTCGGGATTCCTGAACACGTCGTCGAACGACAGGTGCAGCGCCCCGGCGATGTGCCCCTGCGCGTACTCGTCCGCGCTGCGCGCGTCCACGAACACCGCGGCGTTGGCGGCGTGGAGCCTGCGCACGATGGCGAGTCCGGTCTCGAAGGGTTCCTTCGTCTCGGGGATCGCGGGCACGTCCGCGGGCACGACGGGCACGCCGCCGGTCGGGCTCCCGGCCGCGGGCGGCGCGGCGCCGGGGGCCAGCGACATGCCGCCCGCGCCCGAGGCCACGGGGCCCGTCGCGGCGGCCGGCGTTCGAGACGCGGAGGCCGGCGTGGCGGCGGAAGGTGCGGGCGATGCCGCGGCGCCCGTCGGCGCCGGCTTCGCGGCCGGCGCACCGGAAGCGTCGGGCCGTGCGCCCGCCCGGCCGGCGAGAGCGGGCGCCTCGGCCGTCTCCTGCGCGGGACCGGCTGTCGCCGGCGCCCCGCCGGTCGTGGCGGGCGTGGGCGCGGAGGGCAGAACGTCCTCGAGCCGGACCAGCTTCTTCTCGGCCTTGATCCACGCGAGCCCCGCGCGCGGCCCGGAGCCGAGCAGGTAGGCGTTGTAACCGAGCCCGAGAGCGGCGCCGACGAGCACGATCACCGCGACCTCGCGTGCGAGCGAGCCGCTGGGCCTTGCCTGCGGATTCGGCGTGGGGTCGGTCATGGCGATGGGCCGGACGCGCGCGAGGCGGACACAGCGCCATGAGCATATCGCCCGCGAACGGCGGCGGGTGCAATGCGGGCGTCAAGCTCACGGATTCCACCGTCGCTCCCGCCCGGGACCGGCCGCCCCCGGTCCCGAAGACCGCGGCGCGAATCTCCCGGGGCTCATCCCGACTCTCAGGGGTGGTTGCTCCAGTGGAGCGAGCGCGAAAGGAGCCATTTCGGTGAGCGGACACGATGTCGTGGATTTCGAAAAGGACGTGATCGAGCGCAGCCGCGAGCTGCCGGTCCTCGTGGACTTCTGGGCGGAGTGGTGCGGTCCCTGCCGGACGCTCGGGCCCGTGCTCGAACGCCTCGCTGAGGACGCCGCGGGCCGCTGGGCGCTGGCCAAGGTGGACACCGAAGCCTTCGGCGAGCAGGCCACGCGCTACGGCGTCATGAGCATCCCGAACGTCAAGCTGTTCGTGAACGGCGAAGTCGTGGACGAGTTCGTCGGGGCGTTGCCCGAAGCGCGTGTGCGCGAGTGGCTCGCCCGGGCGCTGCCTTCTCCCGCGGCCGGCGCGCTGGCCGCCGCCCGCGAGAAGCTCGCCGGCGGCGACGCGGCATCGGCGGCGGCGGAGCTGCGCGAGGTGCTGTCGGCCGAGCCCGGCAACGCGCCCGCGCGCCTTTCGCTCGGAGAAGCGCTGCTCCGCCTCGATCCCGCCGCGGTCGAGGACGTGATCGCGCCGCTCGCCGACGACATCGCCGACCGCGCCGAGGCGCTGCGCGTGATCGCCGGCTGGCTGACGCGCGCCGACGCGCTGCCCGAAGGCGCGGCCCGCGCGCCCTTCGCGGCCGCGCTGGCGGCGGTCCGCTCCGGCGACTGGGACACGGCCCTGGCCCGCGACATCGAGGCTCTGCGCGCCGACCGGAGCTGGGCGGCCGGCGCCGCGCGCGAGCTCGGGCGCGCCATCTTCCTGCTGCTCGGCATCGAGCATCCCGCCTGCGAGAAGCACTACCGCGCCTTCTCGGGCGCGATGTACGTCTGAGCCGGCGGGGCCGCTCAGATCGCGATCGAAATGCCGACGCCGCGCTCGCGCGCGCGGGCGATGAGCCAGCGCGCGCTCGCGACGTCCTCGCAGGCGAGCCCCAGCGACTTGAAGAGCGTCACCTCGCGCGCGTCGCGCCGTCCGGCGAGGCCGCCCGCGAACAGCGCGCCCAACTCGCCCACGACCTCGGCGAAGCTCCAGCCCCCTTCGCGTTCGGCGCCGATCAGGTCCCCCGCCTCCTGCCGGGCCGCCGCGAGCGAGTCCACGTAGACGCGCGAGCGACGCACCGCCTCGCCGTCCAGCTCGCGCCAGTCGGGCGTGCACGCGCCGACCGCGCTCACGTGCGCGCCCTCGGCGAGCCATTCGCCGCGCAGCACCGGCGTGCGCGCGCTCGTCGCCGCGACCACCAGGTCGGCGCCCCGAACCGCCTCCTCGGCCGACGCGACCGCGCGCACCGCGAAGCCGCGCCCGCCATCGTGCGCGCGCGCGAACGCCGCGCGGCGTTCCGGGTTCGGGCTCCAGACGCGCGCCTCGCGCAGCGGCAGGACGGCCGCGAACGCCTCGAGATGGCTGAGCGCCTGCACCCCCGAGCCGAGCAGCGCCAGGGTTTCCGCGCCGGCACGGGCGAGCCGGCGCGCGGCCGCGGCCGAGACGGCCGCCGTGCGACGCTCGGTCACGAGCCGGCCGTCGAGAATCGCCTCGAGGGCGCCCGTCTCCGGATCGAGGACGAGGATGGTCGCGAGATGGGTGGGCAGGCCGCGCGCGGCGTTGCGTGGCGCGAGCGTCACGACCTTGAGCCCCGCGCCCGCGTCGCCGGGCAACGCCGCCGGCATGACGCCGATGAAGGACTCGTGCTCCTCCAGGCGCAGCGTCGTACGCACGGGCTGGACCGTCCGCCCGGAAGAGAAGTCGGCGAGCGTCGTCTCCATGAGGTCCACGAGCGCGCCCGTTTCGAGCAGCGCTGCGACGTCCGTCTCGGTCAGCAGCAGCGGCATGGCGTCTCCTGCGGTTACGGGTTGCCGGCACGCTAGCACGCCCGGTCGCGGCTGAAAGCCCCGCGCCGGGGCGGGCGTGATTGGGCAGGGGCGGCGCGCTGCGCTAGCGTCCCGCGCATGCGCGACGCGACGACGGCCCCGGGCCGACTCCCGGACTCCCGATTCCCGCTCCACGCCGCCGCCCGCGTCACCGGCGCCGGGCCGCGCCGGGCCGCATGAGCGGGCGATTCAATCCGCGCATCTACCGCGAGCCCGCGCCGCAGGCGTGGCTCATCCGGCTGCTCGGACCCGTCAACCGCCACCTCATGCTGGGTCCCGTGCTGGGGCTTCGCCGGTTCGACCTGCCCGGGGCCGACCTCGCCCGGCTGCGCGCGGCGGTGAATCCCGGCACGGCCGCTTTCCTGGGTCCCAATCATCCCGAGTTCCTCACCGACTGGCTGGTGGACAAGGAAATCTCGCGCCGCGTCTCGCCGCTCATGGCGCACTGGGCGTCGTACGAGATCGTCAACGGCTCGCCGCTTTCGCAGCGCTTCTGGCTCGCGAACAACCTGATCGCCAACGCGCCCGGCGGCGAGGGCAAGGCGTACTCGGTGCGCTGGGCGCTCGCCGGCCACGGCGTGCTGCTGCACCCCGAGGGCACCGCGACCTGGCAGGGCGAACGCGTGGGGCCGCTGCTGCCCGGCGTCGTGGACATGGCGTGGGAGGCCGCGCGGCTGCTGCGCGAGCGGGGCGATTCGCGGCCGGTGTTCGTCGTGCCGCTGCTCTGGCGGCTGCGGTTCCTCGCCGATCCGTCGGCCGGCCTGAGCCGCGAGATGGCCCACATCGAACGCGCGCTCGGCCTCGCGCCGGGAGGCGGCGCGCTCGAGGCGCGCTTCGCGGCGCTGCTCGGGCGGCTGCTGGCGCGCCAGTGCGGGCGGCTCTCGCTGCCCGCGCCCGCGTTCGACCCCGCGGCGCCCGGCCGCGCCTACTTCGGCGCGCAGGCCGCGACGCTCGCGGCGCTGCGCGAGGCGCTGGCCCGCGCACACGGCCCGCTGGAGCCCGACCCGGTGCGCGCGCAGCACCAGCTCCGCAAGTCCATCCGCGCGCTCGCCGCCACCGACCCCGAAGGCGCGCGTCGCGATCGCGAGCGGCTCGCCGAACTGCAGCGCCTCGCCGGCTTCGATCCCGCGCTCTACGACCGGCCGACGCTCGCGCCGGAACGCATCGCCGAGGTGCTCAAGCGAACGCGCGGCGCGCTCGTCACGCGCGGGTTCGCCAACGCGCTCCACAACACCGTGCCCGTCGCCGTCGCGCCGCGCGCCGTGCACGTGCGCGTGCCCGAACCGCTCGCCGTGCACGAGGCGCTGGCCGCGGGCGCCGACGCGGAAGCGGGCCGGTCAGCGCTGCTCGCGGCGCTGCGCGAGCGGCTTCAGCACGGCCTGGATGCGCTGGGCGCCGAACTCGCGGGCGACGCGCACGGGCCCGAACGGGCGAACCTGCTCTGGTCGGGCGGCGCCACACGCTGAGCGTGGCCCCGGGCGGGAGGCTCGTGCCCGCGCGAGCAGCCGCCCGGCGCGTGCGTCGTCGGTCGCGGCGGGAAGCCCGGCCGGCGGGCGGCGCGTGCGGATGCGCCCGGCGGCGTTCCGCTCAGGCCACGATCGTCGGGCGCAGGCGAGCCGCGAGCGCGTCGTGCCCCTTCTCGGCCGCGATGTCGGCCGCGGTCTGACCCTTGTCGCCCCTGGGAGCGAGCGTCGCTCCGTGCGCCAGCAGCAGGTCCGCCAGTTCGCCGTCGCCGAGCATTCCGGCCGACATCAGCGCCGTCCAGCCGTGATGCTGGCCCGCGTCCGGCGGCGCGCCGCGCTCGAGCAGCAGCCGGCACAGATCGAGACTGCGCGAGGACACCGCGCTGTGCAGCGGTGTGACCCGCATCGGATTTCTCGACTCGGCCGCCACGTCGGCGCCCATCATGAGCAACCGCTCGGCGACCGCCCCGCGGGCGAAGTACGCCGCCAGGTGGAGCGGCGTGAACCCGTCACTCGACCAGGCGTGCGCCAGCGCCGGCTGCGCCGCGAGCAGCTCGAGCGCGCGCGCTTCGTCGCCCGCGGCCACCGCTTCGAAGATGTCGAGCGACGGCAGCGAGGCACGCAGCAGGTCGCGCACCGCGGACTGGCGCGTGTAGCTCGCCCACAGGAACGCGGAAATGCCGTTCTCGTCGCGGCTCGCGGCGAGTGTCGGCTGCTGGCGCAGCAGGTCGGCGACGCCTTCGATGTCCTGGCGGCAGACCGCATCAATCATGTCGGCGGCGTTCGGGCTCATGGCTTCCCTTTCTTCCTGTGCCCCGCGGCGGCCGGCGGCAGGGCTCTCGGCGAGGAACGCTAACAGAGCCGCCCGCGCGTTTCCTCAGGTTTGACGCGCCGAAGAAGCGGCCCCTACCCTGCCCGACATGCCTCTCGTCCAGATCGAGGACTCCCGCCTGCGCCCGCGACGCACCAGCGTCACCTGCAGGGTCGGCGGCGTTTCCGTGGGCGGCGGCCATCCGGTCGTCGTCCAGTCCATGACCAACACCGACACCGCCGACGTCGCCGCGACCGCGGCGCAGGTCGCGCTGCTCGCCCGGGCCGGTTCGGAGCTGGTGCGCGTCACCGTCAACACCCGCGAGGCCGCCGCCGCCGTCGGCGAGATCGCGCGCCGGGTCGAGGACCTCGGCCTTCGCGTGCCGATCGTGGGCGACTTCCATTACAACGGACACCTGCTGCTCACCGAGTACCCCGAGTGCGCGCGCGCCCTCGCCAAGTACCGGATCAACCCCGGCAACGTCGGCGCCGGACACCAGCACGACGACAACTTCCGCCGGATGATTGATGTCGCGGTGGCGAACGAAAAGCCCGTGCGCATCGGCGTCAACTGGGGCTCGCTCGACCGCGCGCTGCTGACCTCGCTGATGGACGCGAACGCCAGGCGGACCGAGCCGCTGCCCGACCGGGAGGTCGTGCTCGAAGCGATGCGCGAGAGCGCGCTGCGTTCGGCCGCGCTCGCCGAGGGCTTCGGCCAGCCGCACGACCGGATCATCCTGTCGGCCAAGGTCTCGGACGTGCGCGACCTGGTGCAGGTGTATCGCGCGCTCGCCGCCAGCTCGGACTACCCGCTCCACCTCGGCCTCACCGAGGCCGGGCTCGGCGCCAAGGGCATCGTCGCGACCACCGCGGCGCTCTCCGTGCTGCTGTTCGAAGGCATCGGCGACACCATCCGCACCAGCCTGACGCCCCTTCCGGGTGGAGATCGCGCCGAGGAAGTGCGCATCTGCCAGCAGATCCTGCAGTCGCTCGGCCTGCGCGCCTTTTCGCCCCAGGTGACCAGCTGCCCCGGCTGCGGCCGCACGACCAGCACGTTCTTCCAGGAGCTGGCCGCACAGGTGACCGCGCACATCCAGGCGCGCATGGCCGCCTGGCGCGAGCAGCACCCCGGCGTCGAGGAGCTGAAGGTCGCGGTCATGGGCTGCGTGGTCAACGGCCCCGGCGAGAGCAAGCACGCCGACATCGGCATTTCGCTCCCCGGCAACGGCGAGGACCCGCGCGCGCCGGTCTACGTGGACGGCAAGCTGCGCGTGACGCTGCGCGGCGAGTCGATCGCCGCCGACTTCGCGAAGCTGCTCGACGAGTACGTCGCGACCCGATACGGGCGGCGCTGAGGTTCCGGCGGGCGCGCGTTGCGAAGGGGCGCGGGGCTTCGTTGCGGCACTTTCTGGAGCCGGGCTGCCGGCGCGGCGCGAAGTTGGTGGCCCCGGCTGGAGTCGAACCAGCGGCACGCGGTTTAGGAAGGTCGGACCTCTCCTTCCCAAGTTGGTGGCCCCGACAGGAGTCGAACCTGCGACGCAGAGTTTAGGAAACTCTCGCTCTATCCATCTGAGCTACGGGGCCGCAGCGCAGGAACATAGCGCGGAACTCGTGCGGGGAAAACCTCGACCGCACACACGGGGCCTTCAGTGGCCGCGATCTCCCCCCGCGAGCGCCGGCGACCGCGCGCCCTGATGCTGCCCATCGAGTGCTGTGTCGCGAGCTGGTCCTTCCGGATCGGACTTCATCGAATGACGAGCATTCTCCGCGTCACGTTGGCTCCGCCAGCAGAGAGGCGGTACAGGTAGCAGCCCGGTTGCCATCCTGCGCTGGACATGCTGACTTCATGCAGCCCGGCGGGCTGCCATGTTCGAGACAGCAGCTCAGCGACCTTCCGTCCTTGGACGTCGAAGACGGCGAGGTCAACCCGTGAGTCGCCAGGCAGCCCAAAACGTATGACCGTCTGGCCCCGGACAGGGTTTGGAGCGCACTGGGCCAGGGTGACCCGAGGCGGAGCGGCGTCCTGAGGACCGTGCGGAATTCGGATGGCTGCCAGCCCGACGCGGGCAGACGATCCCACTCGGCCGAAGGCGCCCGCAGCGTAGAGAACGTCTTCCCATGCCCCCATGGCGAGAACCTGCCCATCCATGGTCGGCCACGCCTGTCGCACGGCGGCGGTCCTGGAGTCAACGGCGGCGAAGTACTCACGCGACTCGTCGGAGAGTCCTGAGAAGTAGCCACCCACGAAAACGGTGCTGTCGTGTGCGGCCAGTGCGTGCACCCGCGTCCGGGACAAGGGGCCGAATACGTTTGGGGCCCACTGCGTCGGCACGCCGGAATGATCCAGCGCCGCCACGTATTCACGTGGTAGACCACCGACTTGGTGGAACAGACCGCCGACGTAGACGGTTTGGTCGAGTATCGCAATCGCCTTGACGACTCCATCTGTCCCGGGATCCCACGCCGACGCCATTCCAGTTGTCAGGTCAATCGCCGCGAGTGACCGACGAGGCTGCCCACCCATGGACAGGAAATCCCCGCCGACGTATGCGATGGAGTCGGCAATGGCGAGGCAATAGACGTCCCCGACGGCTTGCGGATTCCAAGGCAACGCTTGGGCCGTGAGAGTGTCAAGCACCGCGATTCCACGCTGGGCGCGACCACCGATCGAGTGGAACAGCCCGCCCGCAAGAACGGCATCCCGCCTCGGCGCAAGCGTCCAAACGCCCCCATCCGCCCCGGGATTCCAGCTTGTTGCCTGCCCGGTGATCGGGTCGAGGGCAGCAATGTTGCTCCGCTGCTGTCCACCGATCCTGGTGAACTGCCCGCCCACATAGACCTTGCCCCCATACGGCAGGATGCTGGCGACGGATCCATCCGGCTCCGGAGACCACCCGGTCACTCGACCGGACGATGCATCGAGCGCTGCAAGCCCGGGACGTTCCAGCCACTCTCCCAGCGACGTAAACCAGCCACCAAGGAAGACCCAGCCGTCTTGTACCGAGAGCGCAAAGACGTAGTCGTTTGGCCTTGGATCCCACGCCAACCGCTGGCCGGTGGCCAGTCGCAAAGCCGCAACGTTTGCGCCCGGGGCGCCAGCAAGTGAGTCAAACTGACCCGCCACGATGAGCGTGTCGCCGCGAATCTGCAGTGCCCAGAACTCGGCACCGACCGGGCGCGGGTAGGTAGCGGTCACCTGCCACGGTGTGGCTTGTCCGCTCTCGAAGTCGAGCTGCGCCAAGCCGCGACGGGCTTGTCCGCCAAGGCTGGTGAAGGACCCGGCCACAAGCAAGCCCCCCGAATGCGCTTGAATCGCGTTGACGTGGGGGCCGGAGTCAATGCTCCAGTCTGGGAGTCGGACAAGCCCAGCATCCCAGTTGTGGACCACTCCTGTTTCTGCGCCCACGGCGGCGAGGCAGCGACGAAGCTCGCCATTCGCCAGGGAAAAGTAGCCTCCGACATACAGCGTCGTGTCCCTGACCGCCAGGGTCTTGACCTGATCGTCGAGCGCCAGCTGCCACGCAGTCAGCGCCCCCGACGCGAGTCCGACCTGAGCGACGTACGCGCGAGGTTGGTTCGACACCATCGTAAACCACCCGCCGACGAACAGCACATTGCCCCAGGGGGCCAGTGCAGCCACACGATTGTCGGTATCACAGGTCCACGCCAGGAGCGCATGACTTGCGACCGAAAAGGCCGCGAGATGGGCCCTCGGGCTGCCAGCGATCGCAGTGAAATCGCCCCCGACGTAGAGGGCGCCATTCACGAGGGCAATCGTCCAGACCTTTTCATTGGGGTGTGGATCCCAGTCTGAGAGTGTTCCGTTCATGAGGACATGCGCGAGGTTCGTGCGTGGCTGCCCGCCGACATGGGAGAACTGACCACCGAGGAACCAGCCTCCGTGCCCATCTCCCACGACAGCGTTGACACGTCCAACGACGGCAGGGAAGCCGGTGCGGGGTTCGCCGGTGGTGAAGTCGCACGGTACTCCACCCCCACTTGATGGGCCGATGAACCTGAAGTTCCCGCCGAGGTAGATTGTGTTGCCCTCCCTTGCGACCGCGAGAGCAGTGGACCCTGGCCTCAACACCCACGTAGTGGTGTCGATTTCCTGAGCGGCGGACGGAATCGCAATACCTAGGACCAAGAGCCCAGCAAGCGAGAGGCACCGTCTGAAGCAGCCGCCGAACACGAGGCGCGTACGGGCGATTCGGCATGGCACTGCCTCGAGGAGCGACTTGGGCCTCGGCGAAGCCCACAGGCGAGCTGCCAATCTCCCAATCGCCATCTTGCGGCTACCGGAGAACCACAACCCGGAGCACATGCGCCTGGCCCACGGCAGTCAAGCGTGCGAAGTAGACGCCGGACGAGACAGAACGCCCACTGCCATCTCGGCAGTCCCACTCCAACTCGACCCGGCCGAGCAGTGGGCGCCCATCGATCAGGGTTCGAACCCGTCTTCCCATCGTGTCGTAGAGTGTCAGGTTCGGCAGCACCAACTCGTCTGCCTCAAGTGCAAACCTGACAACGCCACTGCCGGGGTGCGAGTTGCAGAGGTTCAGGCGCACGCCCTGACGAAGTGTTGTCGACGACACACCAGCCACTTCCGGGTAAACGAGGATGAACTTCTGAGACACTGGGTCCCAGTGCATGCGGGAGATACAGATGCCGTGGGGACCGTGGAAGGCTGCGAAGAAGTGCAAGGACCCTATTTGAAGATGTTCGCAGGCCTGCCATCCGATCACGTCGGCGTCTTGCCCCGTGTAGTAGAACAGCGAGTCGCGCTGAGGCCACCGAGAGGCCCGACGATCTGTGACGCTGTCGCCAGGGGTCTGCGTCAGGAAGATCGTGGACTCAAGACCATAGTCGTCGTACTGCGCATTCGCGACGAACATCCGCCATGCGCCGGAAAGCGAGTCCCGCACAACGATCGGAGACTCGAGTGATCCGGGCAGGGGAAGGTGGTCGTCGTCGGTCGCTTCGTAGTTGCCAAGATCGATCCACTCGTCGAGCACTCCCTGCACGTTTCGAGCGACGCCAACCGTGTAGTGGGTCGGAAAGTCGGCGTGTTCACCCGCGACGAACAACAGGTACCGACCCGGATTGTCTGGGTCGGGCATGATGAAAGGATCTCGGAACTGCACCACGCCTTGCACCTGGTGTCCGATCGGATCTGCCCAGGAAGAGGCATCCGCAGCCGTATACGCAGGGGTGCGGTGGCGCGTCCAACTCGTACTCGTGGTGCCCAGCATCGGCGTTGTCGCAAGGCCAATGCTCTGATTGTCGAGGGAGTCGACGCCCGTGTAGAACATGTAGGTCAGAGCGCCGACCTGTTGAATGGAAGGTGCCCAGACCTTCTTCTTGTCCCACCCGATTCCGCTTGGTCGGAAAGCAAGCGTGTCGACGCTCCACGCCTTGCCAAGCGAATCGGTCCACGCGTGCGCGATGATGCTATCCGGACTCGCGAGTCCATTCTTATTCCTGATGTAAAAGAGATGGAAGTACCCCTTCCACGGATGTACCGGATCGGTCGCATCGTAGACCGTACTGTAGTGGAAGGCGAAATCCTTCGGGTAAACGCTGGGATTCGGGTCACGATAGAGAATGGTGTCGAAACCGGCGGACTCTGCCTCGAGCACGACAATGTTGTCCGGTGCGAGGGAAGTCTGGCCAGATGTGGCTGAGGCGTGGCCGGCCTCGACGACGGCCGAAGGCAGGGGGACGTACACGTCGGCCGTGGCCACAAGGCTCGTCGAGCTGCGTTGTGAGACCTCCAATGGGATGGCCCAGAGCCCATCGGGCGCCCCGACCGTGACTCGCTCCACGCCGCCGAGAGAACCGCCTACGACGGTCACTCGGAGCTGGGCTGTTTCGTGCGTGCTTGATGCATGCAGCAACACGGGCGCGTAATCGCTGTCGATCCCGCCGTTGAACGTGACCTCGTTCGATTCGAGCACCGTGCTCGAATCAGGGTCGCCCGGATCGAGTGCAACCACACGCAGCTTCCCCTGGCTGCCGCCGACGAGATCAAGGGTCCAGAAGGCTGTGGACGCCGCCGTTTGACCGTAGCTGCAGAAGTGCGCAGTGATCAGGTTGGCCGCGCTGTCCGCCGGTGTCAGGGGCGGGTCGATCGACTCGATCTTCGCCGTGTCGGCGAGGCAGGCGTAGCTTGAGTCGGGCGCGACGAATGCGATACCCGAGGAGTCGGCGGTCCACTGCAGGCGCCAGGAGTTCGGCAGGACGAACTCCGTAGAATCCGCCTGAACGATCAAGGTGACCCGGGAGTTCGCGGGCACACTGAGATCCGTCGAGCCGGAACTCCAGCGCAACTGGATGGCCGTGGAAGGCCCAGGGTTGAGGGTGGCCGCGAGCAGCATCACTGGGGCAAAAAGCGTAGCACGCGATGAACGCAGCGTGGGCGTGAACATGGTGCG contains:
- a CDS encoding tetratricopeptide repeat protein; the protein is MSGHDVVDFEKDVIERSRELPVLVDFWAEWCGPCRTLGPVLERLAEDAAGRWALAKVDTEAFGEQATRYGVMSIPNVKLFVNGEVVDEFVGALPEARVREWLARALPSPAAGALAAAREKLAGGDAASAAAELREVLSAEPGNAPARLSLGEALLRLDPAAVEDVIAPLADDIADRAEALRVIAGWLTRADALPEGAARAPFAAALAAVRSGDWDTALARDIEALRADRSWAAGAARELGRAIFLLLGIEHPACEKHYRAFSGAMYV
- a CDS encoding ornithine cyclodeaminase family protein, which encodes MPLLLTETDVAALLETGALVDLMETTLADFSSGRTVQPVRTTLRLEEHESFIGVMPAALPGDAGAGLKVVTLAPRNAARGLPTHLATILVLDPETGALEAILDGRLVTERRTAAVSAAAARRLARAGAETLALLGSGVQALSHLEAFAAVLPLREARVWSPNPERRAAFARAHDGGRGFAVRAVASAEEAVRGADLVVAATSARTPVLRGEWLAEGAHVSAVGACTPDWRELDGEAVRRSRVYVDSLAAARQEAGDLIGAEREGGWSFAEVVGELGALFAGGLAGRRDAREVTLFKSLGLACEDVASARWLIARARERGVGISIAI
- a CDS encoding DoxX family membrane protein, which produces MKALLERLASPWAVRLAQVAIGLVFLAAALAKIGDTAYFAQQVHNYRLAPLWSEHLIAMTMPWIELVAGLALVVGPRRRAGAVVVFALMVLFTFAVGAAWARGLDFSCGCFGKAGAATIGARKFAENVGLTLLAAIALLPPRR
- a CDS encoding T9SS type A sorting domain-containing protein, which encodes MNGTLSDWDPHPNEKVWTIALVNGALYVGGDFTAIAGSPRAHLAAFSVASHALLAWTCDTDNRVAALAPWGNVLFVGGWFTMVSNQPRAYVAQVGLASGALTAWQLALDDQVKTLAVRDTTLYVGGYFSLANGELRRCLAAVGAETGVVHNWDAGLVRLPDWSIDSGPHVNAIQAHSGGLLVAGSFTSLGGQARRGLAQLDFESGQATPWQVTATYPRPVGAEFWALQIRGDTLIVAGQFDSLAGAPGANVAALRLATGQRLAWDPRPNDYVFALSVQDGWVFLGGWFTSLGEWLERPGLAALDASSGRVTGWSPEPDGSVASILPYGGKVYVGGQFTRIGGQQRSNIAALDPITGQATSWNPGADGGVWTLAPRRDAVLAGGLFHSIGGRAQRGIAVLDTLTAQALPWNPQAVGDVYCLAIADSIAYVGGDFLSMGGQPRRSLAAIDLTTGMASAWDPGTDGVVKAIAILDQTVYVGGLFHQVGGLPREYVAALDHSGVPTQWAPNVFGPLSRTRVHALAAHDSTVFVGGYFSGLSDESREYFAAVDSRTAAVRQAWPTMDGQVLAMGAWEDVLYAAGAFGRVGSSARVGLAAIRIPHGPQDAAPPRVTLAQCAPNPVRGQTVIRFGLPGDSRVDLAVFDVQGRKVAELLSRTWQPAGLHEVSMSSAGWQPGCYLYRLSAGGANVTRRMLVIR
- a CDS encoding ankyrin repeat domain-containing protein, encoding MSPNAADMIDAVCRQDIEGVADLLRQQPTLAASRDENGISAFLWASYTRQSAVRDLLRASLPSLDIFEAVAAGDEARALELLAAQPALAHAWSSDGFTPLHLAAYFARGAVAERLLMMGADVAAESRNPMRVTPLHSAVSSRSLDLCRLLLERGAPPDAGQHHGWTALMSAGMLGDGELADLLLAHGATLAPRGDKGQTAADIAAEKGHDALAARLRPTIVA
- the ispG gene encoding flavodoxin-dependent (E)-4-hydroxy-3-methylbut-2-enyl-diphosphate synthase translates to MPLVQIEDSRLRPRRTSVTCRVGGVSVGGGHPVVVQSMTNTDTADVAATAAQVALLARAGSELVRVTVNTREAAAAVGEIARRVEDLGLRVPIVGDFHYNGHLLLTEYPECARALAKYRINPGNVGAGHQHDDNFRRMIDVAVANEKPVRIGVNWGSLDRALLTSLMDANARRTEPLPDREVVLEAMRESALRSAALAEGFGQPHDRIILSAKVSDVRDLVQVYRALAASSDYPLHLGLTEAGLGAKGIVATTAALSVLLFEGIGDTIRTSLTPLPGGDRAEEVRICQQILQSLGLRAFSPQVTSCPGCGRTTSTFFQELAAQVTAHIQARMAAWREQHPGVEELKVAVMGCVVNGPGESKHADIGISLPGNGEDPRAPVYVDGKLRVTLRGESIAADFAKLLDEYVATRYGRR